TATGGTCAATGCCTTCCGTTTCGGCATTTTAGGCCACAGTGATGTGAATGTTTCCTTATCACTGATCGTCATTACGCTATGCTGTGCTGCTTTATATGGCGTGGCCTACTATTTACTTTCTCATGGCTCAGGAATGCGTGAATGAGTGTAGAACTGTCTCTTTTGGGTAAAGACACCGATTACCCAACACAATATCAACCCGATATTCTGTTTCCGATTGCGCGTGCACAAGCACGTCAGCACTATGCGGATGTTCCGGGTATTGCCAACGGCAAAGACTGGTGGCATGTATTTGAAATGTCATGGCTGAATCAGGCAGGTATTCCACAGGTGGCGATTGGACGTCTGGAGCTGCCGGCGTCATCCCCTAACCTGATTGAATCTAAATCCTTAAAACTGTACTTCAACAGCCTGAATTTCCATCAGTTTGCATCACGCGAAAGTCTGATCGCAACGGTACAGCAGGATTTATCACAGGCTGCGGGTGCAGCAGTCACATTAAGCTTATTTCATGTTGATGAACTGGAGATTGCCAAACCGCAAGGTATCTGCCTAGATGATTTCACACCGACGCAACTGAGTCAGCATCCGGATGCCAGTTTGCTACAGTGGGATGCTCAGACAACATCAGTCGAAGATGTACAACTGTACTCCCATTTATTACGCAGTAATTGTCCGGTCACAGGTCAACCTGACTGGGGCACAGTATTTATTCGTTATCAAGGTAAAAAACCTTGTTATTCCAGCATCTTGGCCTATATTATTTCCTACCGTCAGCATAATGGTTTTCATGAGCAGTGTGTAGAACAAATGTTTGCCGATCTATGGCAGACGCTGCAACCGCAAAAACTGATGGTCTACGCCACTTATACCCGCCGTGGTGGTTTAGATATCAACCCATGTCGGGTATCGGATCTGAGCTGGTTACCCAACCCAATCCGCTTGGCACGACAATAAAACGAGAATATTGAGGTTTTGCTCCATGGCATTTTTTGGTTTTACGCCATCTGAAGCATTGTTAAATGACATTCAGACCATTATCGAAAAAAAGAAATCGAAAGAACCGTTGTATCCACTACGTGACAAAATTGCCCTGCAAATCAATGAAGAAATTATTGATGCACTGTTGACCGGATTGGTCCGCAATTTACCGCGCAGTGAAAAAACAGAAGTTGCAGAGAAATTGGCCGGTTATGTCAAATCAACAGTTGCTGTTTTACTCAAACAGCTGCTGAGTAAAGCAGATAATACGGTGGTGCAACAATCAATTGCCTTCTCCGAACATAGCCTGTTACAAGACCCACAAGGTCAATATAAAGTCGGCCAGCCGCTTGATGCTGGTCTGGTCACGAACTTGAAGCACAGTTTTGCTGAAATTCAGGCCGGACGTGGTGTAAATAAAGCTGCCTTGGCCGAGCTGTATAAACAGTTTGCCGATGAAGCGGTTCGTCATTTTATGTCAGACTTTACCAAGACGCTTGACTTGGGCATGATTAAACGTAAAGCGGCAGATCTTGGAGCCGCTGGGGTTAGCAAAGCCGTCAATATCGCAATTGATAAGCTCATTCCCAACATGAACAAAGATGAATTAATTGCCCTAGCGAAATACCATGACAGTCTGTTTTTTCACTAAGCGGTCTTGCCAATCGGAAACCTAGCCTCGGCTAGGTTTTTTTATTGCAAAATATTGATATACATTGTGTCCAACTGGGTTTATGTTAGCATGCGCTCAGCATCGACCGACCCACGTTTTAAGCCCCATGTCTCCGAGTTCTCAATACAAATTCCTCCGCCAAGCACCTCGTGATGGCTTGAGTACAGCAATGTTGCCCTCACGTTGGCAACGCCTGCATATTGACCCTTGGTTATGCCTGTTTCTGGTGCTGAATGCCATGTTGGGATTGACTGTCCTTTATAGTGCTTCTGCTCAGGATGTAGGCCTGGTTTCCAAGCAGGCCATGAGCTTCGGTATCGGCTTCACGGTGATGTTTACCCTCGCCCAGATTCCTCCCAAGGTCTATCAGGCCTTTTCACCTTATTTCTATGTGTTTGGGGTCTTGTCTCTGATCGCCGTAATGGTGTTTGGTGAAGTCCGGATGGGTGCACAACGCTGGATTGACATTCCCGGTTTTGGCAGTGTACAGCCCAGTGAATTCATGAAAGTCGGCATGCCCATGATGATTGCCTGGTTTTTATCACGCAAGCCTCTACCACCAAGCCTGTCGAATGTTTTGATTTCTTTAGTCTTGACTGGTATACCGTTTTTATTGATTGCTGAACAGCCCGATTTGGGTACCTCGTTGCTGATTTTAGCCAGTGGGATGTTTGTTCTGTTTCTAAGTGGCTTGTCCTGGAAAATGATTGGCGCGGCAGCAGCAGGACTCGGGATCATTATTCCCATTGCTTGGGAGTTTTTACTGCACGATTACCAGCGACAACGGGTTTTAACTCTGCTCGATCCGGAAGCTGATGCACTGGGTACCGGCTGGAACATTATTCAGTCCAAAACAGCAATTGGCTCAGGTGGATTTTCCGGCAAAGGTTATCTTGAAGGTACTCAATCACATCTACACTTCTTACCCGAAGGCCATACCGATTTCGTGATCGCAGCCTATTCGGAAGAATTCGGCCTATTGGGCGTGATGATTCTGATCGCACTGTATTGCGCGATTATCTTCCGTACCTTTCAGATCGGGCTAAACTGTTTCCACAACTACGGCCGCTTGCTCGCCGGTTCACTGGGTTTGTCGTTTTTTGTTTACGTGTTTGTCAATGCTGGTATGGTCAGTGGTATTTTACCGGTTGTTGGTGTGCCCTTACCCTTTATGAGTTATGGGGGTACCGCCATTATCACACTCATGGCCACCTTTGGTCTGGTGATGTCTATCCATACGCATCGATAATAGGAAAATCATAAATAATGTTGGATCTTGGTATTTTTAAAAAATTAAAGCAGATGGCGATATTAGGAGGCTGTCTAACCGTAACAACATTGAGCCATGCCAACGATTTTTACAATCATCCGGATTACCTCAGCTTTAAACAAAAAACCATACAAACCTATGGCCTGAGCAGTGAACAGATTGATCAGGCCATGAATGGCACACAAAATTTACCAAATATTATTAACATTATGAATCGGCCGGGTGAAAGCAAACCTTGGTATGAATATAAAAGCAATTTTTTGTCTGAAAGCACCATCCAAAAAGGGGTGAACTTCAAACGTCTGTATGCCGACACCTTAAATCGTGCCGAACAACAATTCGGTGTGCCACAATCCATCATTTTAGGCATTTTAGGGGTGGAAACCGGTTTTGGCAGCAATAAAGGCTCTTTTCGCACCCGAGATGCTCTGGCAACGCTGGCTTTTGGTTACCCACGTCGTGCCGCTTACTTTAGTGATGAACTAGGTGCACTGATTGCCTGGAGTACCAAAGAAGGCTATCCAACAGAAAGTATTCTCGGTTCTTATGCCGGTGCGATCGGCTATCCACAATTTATGCCAAGCAATATCAGCAAATTTGGTGTGGATTACGATGGCAATGGGCATATCGACCTACGCAACTCTGCAATTGATGCCATCGGTTCAATTGCCAATTATCTGGCACAACAGGGTTGGCAGCGCAATCAGCCGATTGGCTTTTTAGCTCGTTATACGGGTCGTGACCCTCAAAGTATTATTTCCTCAGATTTAACCCAACCTACACCCTATGGTGCACTAAAAAATCAGGGTATTTCTCCACTCAATCCGATTGTCAAAATAGATGATTTGGATATGGTGAATGTCATTCAATTACAAGAGTCTTATGGCCCTGCGTATTACTTAACCTACCCGAACTTTCAGGTCATCACCACCTATAATAAGAGCCGAATGTATGCGACCGCCGTGTGGCAATTAGGCACAGAAATCGCCGACCGTTAAGGTCGGTTTTCTTATAAATACAAAAAGTCAATATTTTTTATCCATTTTTTGCTGACAAAAACAGCATTTCACACCATTTGTTACAATATTGATTATTATTTGATCAACTATTGTTAATATTACAGCATTTTCATATTAATTTTAGAGGAAACACTAGACACCTCAGCACAAGCATGAATATTATCCCCTACCGTCAAATGCAGTTGCAAAGTGAATTTACAGACAGGTTCGCTTTAATTTCAACCGCTTCACTCAGTTGAAACGAGCAAAATGTCACTAGGAGTTTTATGATGCATTCTACACTGAAATATATCCTGACCGCCGCGATTGGACTAACTGTAGCTCAATCGCATGCTGAAATGGTGCAATCTTCATCTTTTAATAATGATGCAGAAAACTCGAGTTTAGCAGCTCGTATCTTGAGTAAAGATTCTCAAAAATTTAACGCTCACTTCTCTAATTTAAATACACTGTCTATCACTGAACGTTCAGGTGACCAAATCCGTCGCCAAACTATTGCCAGTAAAATTGAAATTCCTGAAGAAGAACCTTCAGTCATTGAAAAGTTAAATACCGTTGCCTCAAATACCGTACGTAAATTCAGCCAGACTGGTATGGCATCTTGGTATGGTCGTCAGTTTCATGGCCGTAAAACGGCGAATGGTGAAACTTTCGATATGAATGAGTTGACTGCTGCGCACCGTAGCCTACCACTCAACTGTTACATTCGTGTCACCAACAAAACGAATGGTAAAAGTGTTGTCGTAAAAGTTAACGACCGTGGCCCATTCCATGGTAACCGTGTACTCGACTTGTCTTACGGTGCGGCAAAACGCTTAGGAATTACCAACGCTGGTACAGCAAAAGTGAGTATCGAGCGCGTTGAGGGGCCAAATTCTTAATTTAAGTACTCACTCCTAGACATTTGCATTTGACTCGAAAAGCCACTGTTGTGGCTTTTTCCATTTTTAAATGCTGTGATTTTTCTAGATGGTTTTAATCCGTTTATCTGAAGCGTAGAGTCGCCAAATTCATGCATGAATGAGATATGGTTACTCATCTTGAACCTGTCATTTGATCTGCCCATTTTAGGCTTATGTCAGGGATCAACAAAAACGCAGTGACTTCCGCCTATTTTTGTGTGGTTTTCCACCGAAAAATCCCGCTTTAAGACGTGCAAAATTAACCTATCTAAAATCTATAAAAGTAAAATTGATTTATTAGCGCTCAATTGCGCTCTAAGCTCGATAAAATCCTTTTGCACAACCTTCCCTACACCCAGCAAAGAAAACATGCTAAAAATCGCTTCCTATGCGCAAATACAACACATCATCGAATTATTTATTCGGTAAAAACGGTTTTATCGATTATTTCAGGGCAAAACTCAGCAAAAATGAGGCTATTTTTGAACCCAATTGAAAGAGACTGAAGATTCAATTCGGATACGATAAAAATAGACCATAAAAAAAGCCCCAAACGGGGCTTTTTTTAAAGAAGATGCAAAAATTATTTTGCAGCAGCTTGAGCAGCAGCAACTTCTTCAGCGAAAGAAAGTTCTGCTTTTTTCTCGATACCTTCACCCACTTCGAAACGAACGAAGTTAGCAACAGTTGTACCTGTTGCTTTCAATACGTCAGCAACTTTCTTGTCATTGTCAATCACGTACATTTGACGCTCAAGAACCACTTCGTTCAAGTATTTCTCAACTGAACCAGATACCATTTTCTCAACGATATTGGCTGGTTTGCCAGATTCAATTGCTTTAGCTTCAGCAATTTCTTTCTCTTTAGCAACCAATTCAGCAGGAACTTGTTCAGCAGTAACGGCAACCGGGTTGAATGCAGCAACGTGCATTGCGATGCCTTTACCAGTGTCCGCATCACCTGTGTAAGCAACAACAACACCGATTTTCAAACCGTGTTTGTAAACAGCCAAGTTTTCGCCTTCAACGATTTGCGCACGACGAACCTGGATGTTTTCACCAATTTTTTGAACAAGCGCGATACGAGCTTCTTCAACAGTTTGACCATCTTCAAGTTTCAATTCAGCAATTTTAGCAGCATCAGTTTCGTTTGCAGCTAAAGCAACCGCAGCAACTTTCGCAGAGAAACCAGCAAAGTTTTCGTCTTTAGCAACGAAGTCAGTTTGACAGTTTACTTCTAGAAGGATCGCTTTATTGCCTTCTTGAGCAATTGTGATCGCGCCGTCAGCAGCGATGTTACCTGCTTTTTTAGCAGCTTTTGCTTGACCAGACTTACGAAGGTTGTCGATTGCAAGTTCAATGTCACCATTCGCTTCTGTTAAAGCTTTTTTGCATTCCATCATTGCAAGACCAGTACGGTCACGTAATTCTTTTACCATGCTCGCAGTAACTGCAGTCATGTTGATCTCCTAAAGTCGGTAGAAAAATGAATCTATTCAACAAAAACGGCCCAAAGTAATCTCTGGGCCGTTTGCTTTATCGACGCTTTAATTTGCCACCATTACATGTCGCAAAAATGACAAGCCTGCGTCAAAACGCATTAAGCCTCAGAAGCAGGAGCTTCTTCGCCTTTTGCTTGAGCGTTCGCTTGAGTTTGAGCGTATTCTTTACCAGCAAGAATCGCATCAGCCATAGCTGAAGCGTAAAGCGTTACTGCACGGATCGCATCGTCGTTACCCGGAATAACGTAATCAACGTTGTCTGGGTTAGAGTTTGTATCAACGATACCGATTACAGGAATACCCAAGTTTTTCGCTTCTTTGATCGCAATCGCTTCGTGGTCAACGTCGATTACGAACAATGCGTCAGGTAAACCACCCATGTTTTTCACGCCGCCTAAAGCACGTTCAAGTTTTTCCATCTCACGAGTACGCTCTAAAGCTTCACGTTTAGTGAGTTTAGCGAAAGTACCGTCAGTAGATTGAGTTTGAAGATCTTTTAAACGGTTGATTGATTGACGAAGAGTTTTCCAGTTCGTCAACATACCACCTAACCAACGGTGATCAACGTATGGTTGACCTGCACGTTGAGCTTGTTCACGGATGATTGCAGAAGCAGCACGTTTTGTACCAACGAACAAAACTTTGTTCTTTTTGCTTGCTAATTGGTTAGCGAAGTTCAAAGCATCATTTAACGCTGGAACAGTGTGCTCAAGGTTGATGATGTGAATTTTGTTACGCGCGCCAAAGATGTATTGACGCATTTTTGGGTTCCAAAAACGAGTTTGGTGACCGAAGTGCGCGCCTGCTTGAAGAAGGTCGCGCATGCTTACATTGTAATCTGCCATTTTCTTTACCTTAAAGTTGGGTTAGGCCTCCATATGTCCGCATTCTCCACTCTAAAAAGAGCACCCAGAGGAATGTGACGACATATGTGCGGATTTTGTTATCCCATTACCAATGTTCATGTAATTAATTCATGAAAAGCATTTGATAAAATGGGCGGCTATTTATACCATAGACGTTTACAAATTACCAAAAGTTTTTGATGATCATGAATAGTACGTATCAAGCCCCTGCCCGTTTAATCAAAACGCCTGAAGAAATTGAGAAAATGCGTATTGCAGGACGACTGGCGGCGGAAGTACTGGAGATGATTAAACCGCATGTTCAGCCAGGTGTAAGTACGCTGGAACTCGACCGCCTCTGCCATGACTATATTGTCAATGTACAAGAGGCCATTCCAGCCTGCCTAGGCTATGGTGCAGCACCGGGTCGCCCTGCTTTTCAGCATACCATTTGTACTTCGGTCAACCATGTGGTGTGCCACGGTATCCCATCAGAAAACAAGATCCTGAAAAAAGGCGATATTCTGAATATTGACGTGACCGTCATTAAAGATGGCTATCATGGTGATACCAACATGATGTACATCGTCGGGGGGGAGACCACCATTTTAGCTGAGCGTTTATGTAAAGTAGCCCAAGAAGCGATGTATCGTGGTATGGCGAGCGTCAGACCGGGCTCAACCATTGGTGATATTGGTAATGCGATTCAAAAATATGTTGAATCAGAACGTTTCAGTGTGGTTCGTGAGTACTGTGGCCATGGCATTGGTACGACATTCCATGATGAACCCCAAGTCCTACATTATGGCCAGCAGAATACCGGCATGATTCTCGAAGAAGGCATGACCTTTACCATCGAACCAATGGTCAATGCCGGTGTTTGGCAAACCAAGTTGCTTGGAGACAAATGGACTGTGGTCACCAAAGACCATAAATTATCGGCACAGTTTGAACATACCATTCTGGTGACTAAAACCGGGATTGAAGTGCTGACTGCTCGCCCAGATGAAGATTTATCACGTTTTAATACGATTTAAGTCGTGCTCTCTGAAATACATAAGGTTGCCTTCTGGCAACCTTTTATTTTTACTGTCGGGTTGATTGCCAAAATACAGCCAGATCAAGTAAAACTGCCGACACCCTCCTTCACGTTTTGACCTTACGGATGCCTTATGTCAGAGACTCGTTTTTCCAAACCTTTAGTGGTGATGTTAATTGGAACAGCCATTATTCTGGCCCTCTCTCTCGGCGTACGTCATGCATTTGGTCTGTACCTGGTTCCGATGAGCCACGAATTTGGCTGGGGACATCAAGTCTTTAGCTTGGCCATCGCCATGCAAAATCTGATCTGGGGGGCAGTGCAGCCGATTACGGGTGCCTTTGCAGACAAATACGGTAGTAAAGTCGTGGTTGCAGTTGGTGGAGCACTCTATACACTCGGCTTGCTGCTAATGGCAGTCAGCTCTAGTGCAATGTTACTGAATTTAAGTCTCGGTTTAATTCTTGGACTGGCTTTATCCGCCACCTCGTTTCCAGTATTACTCTCTGCCGTGGGCCGGGCAGCGCATCCTGAAAAGCGTAGTTTAGCCATGGGAATTGCCAGTGCAGCAGGCTCTTTTGGCCAGTTCATTATGTTGCCATCTACACTTCTACTGCTCAAAAATTTGGGATGGTCAGCAGCACTGGTGGTGAGTGCAATTCTGATTGCCTTGATTGTGCCACTTGCCTGGATGTTGAAAGCTCCTATGTATCAGGCACCACAATCTGTTCATGCACACCAGACGACACCTCCGAATTTGGGCTTTAAGGATATTCTGTCCATCGCGGCCAAACATAAACCTTTCTGGTGGCTGGCTCTTGGCTTTTTTGTGTGTGGTTTTCAGGTGGTGTTTTTAGGCGTGCATTTACCCGGTTATCTGATCGATCATGGTTTTGATGCGACTACCGGTACTATTTTTCTGGCACTGGTCGGGCTGTTTAATATTTTCGGTACTTACGGTGCCGGCTGGCTGGGTGGCCATTTTCCTAAAGCCAAACTGCTCATGTGGTTATATGGTTTACGTGGCCTCGCGATTATTGCTTTTCTCATGTTACCGTTAAGTCTATGGACCATTTATGCCTTTGGGATCATGATGGGCTTACTCTGGCTGTCGACCGTCCCTTTGACCAACGGTATCGTGGCAAGCATGTTTGGCGTAAAATATTTAACGATGCTCAGCGGAATTGTATTCTTCACTCATCAGGTTGGTTCTTTTTTTGGCGGCTGGCTGGGTGGTCT
This portion of the Acinetobacter sp. GSS19 genome encodes:
- the queF gene encoding NADPH-dependent 7-cyano-7-deazaguanine reductase QueF (Catalyzes the NADPH-dependent reduction of 7-cyano-7-deazaguanine (preQ0) to 7-aminomethyl-7-deazaguanine (preQ1) in queuosine biosynthesis), producing the protein MSVELSLLGKDTDYPTQYQPDILFPIARAQARQHYADVPGIANGKDWWHVFEMSWLNQAGIPQVAIGRLELPASSPNLIESKSLKLYFNSLNFHQFASRESLIATVQQDLSQAAGAAVTLSLFHVDELEIAKPQGICLDDFTPTQLSQHPDASLLQWDAQTTSVEDVQLYSHLLRSNCPVTGQPDWGTVFIRYQGKKPCYSSILAYIISYRQHNGFHEQCVEQMFADLWQTLQPQKLMVYATYTRRGGLDINPCRVSDLSWLPNPIRLARQ
- the rodA gene encoding rod shape-determining protein RodA — translated: MSPSSQYKFLRQAPRDGLSTAMLPSRWQRLHIDPWLCLFLVLNAMLGLTVLYSASAQDVGLVSKQAMSFGIGFTVMFTLAQIPPKVYQAFSPYFYVFGVLSLIAVMVFGEVRMGAQRWIDIPGFGSVQPSEFMKVGMPMMIAWFLSRKPLPPSLSNVLISLVLTGIPFLLIAEQPDLGTSLLILASGMFVLFLSGLSWKMIGAAAAGLGIIIPIAWEFLLHDYQRQRVLTLLDPEADALGTGWNIIQSKTAIGSGGFSGKGYLEGTQSHLHFLPEGHTDFVIAAYSEEFGLLGVMILIALYCAIIFRTFQIGLNCFHNYGRLLAGSLGLSFFVYVFVNAGMVSGILPVVGVPLPFMSYGGTAIITLMATFGLVMSIHTHR
- the mltB gene encoding lytic murein transglycosylase B, which translates into the protein MAILGGCLTVTTLSHANDFYNHPDYLSFKQKTIQTYGLSSEQIDQAMNGTQNLPNIINIMNRPGESKPWYEYKSNFLSESTIQKGVNFKRLYADTLNRAEQQFGVPQSIILGILGVETGFGSNKGSFRTRDALATLAFGYPRRAAYFSDELGALIAWSTKEGYPTESILGSYAGAIGYPQFMPSNISKFGVDYDGNGHIDLRNSAIDAIGSIANYLAQQGWQRNQPIGFLARYTGRDPQSIISSDLTQPTPYGALKNQGISPLNPIVKIDDLDMVNVIQLQESYGPAYYLTYPNFQVITTYNKSRMYATAVWQLGTEIADR
- a CDS encoding septal ring lytic transglycosylase RlpA family protein; translation: MHSTLKYILTAAIGLTVAQSHAEMVQSSSFNNDAENSSLAARILSKDSQKFNAHFSNLNTLSITERSGDQIRRQTIASKIEIPEEEPSVIEKLNTVASNTVRKFSQTGMASWYGRQFHGRKTANGETFDMNELTAAHRSLPLNCYIRVTNKTNGKSVVVKVNDRGPFHGNRVLDLSYGAAKRLGITNAGTAKVSIERVEGPNS
- the tsf gene encoding translation elongation factor Ts, with protein sequence MTAVTASMVKELRDRTGLAMMECKKALTEANGDIELAIDNLRKSGQAKAAKKAGNIAADGAITIAQEGNKAILLEVNCQTDFVAKDENFAGFSAKVAAVALAANETDAAKIAELKLEDGQTVEEARIALVQKIGENIQVRRAQIVEGENLAVYKHGLKIGVVVAYTGDADTGKGIAMHVAAFNPVAVTAEQVPAELVAKEKEIAEAKAIESGKPANIVEKMVSGSVEKYLNEVVLERQMYVIDNDKKVADVLKATGTTVANFVRFEVGEGIEKKAELSFAEEVAAAQAAAK
- the rpsB gene encoding 30S ribosomal protein S2 gives rise to the protein MADYNVSMRDLLQAGAHFGHQTRFWNPKMRQYIFGARNKIHIINLEHTVPALNDALNFANQLASKKNKVLFVGTKRAASAIIREQAQRAGQPYVDHRWLGGMLTNWKTLRQSINRLKDLQTQSTDGTFAKLTKREALERTREMEKLERALGGVKNMGGLPDALFVIDVDHEAIAIKEAKNLGIPVIGIVDTNSNPDNVDYVIPGNDDAIRAVTLYASAMADAILAGKEYAQTQANAQAKGEEAPASEA
- the map gene encoding type I methionyl aminopeptidase: MNSTYQAPARLIKTPEEIEKMRIAGRLAAEVLEMIKPHVQPGVSTLELDRLCHDYIVNVQEAIPACLGYGAAPGRPAFQHTICTSVNHVVCHGIPSENKILKKGDILNIDVTVIKDGYHGDTNMMYIVGGETTILAERLCKVAQEAMYRGMASVRPGSTIGDIGNAIQKYVESERFSVVREYCGHGIGTTFHDEPQVLHYGQQNTGMILEEGMTFTIEPMVNAGVWQTKLLGDKWTVVTKDHKLSAQFEHTILVTKTGIEVLTARPDEDLSRFNTI
- a CDS encoding MFS transporter, with amino-acid sequence MSETRFSKPLVVMLIGTAIILALSLGVRHAFGLYLVPMSHEFGWGHQVFSLAIAMQNLIWGAVQPITGAFADKYGSKVVVAVGGALYTLGLLLMAVSSSAMLLNLSLGLILGLALSATSFPVLLSAVGRAAHPEKRSLAMGIASAAGSFGQFIMLPSTLLLLKNLGWSAALVVSAILIALIVPLAWMLKAPMYQAPQSVHAHQTTPPNLGFKDILSIAAKHKPFWWLALGFFVCGFQVVFLGVHLPGYLIDHGFDATTGTIFLALVGLFNIFGTYGAGWLGGHFPKAKLLMWLYGLRGLAIIAFLMLPLSLWTIYAFGIMMGLLWLSTVPLTNGIVASMFGVKYLTMLSGIVFFTHQVGSFFGGWLGGLNHDVYGNYDAVWLFSIVLSVFGVIVHFFVNEEKIVHD